A stretch of Ectothiorhodospiraceae bacterium BW-2 DNA encodes these proteins:
- a CDS encoding Rpn family recombination-promoting nuclease/putative transposase, producing MIYNIDPKVDCVFKAILGRRSRRHLLLHFLNAMLEDKLRYPLVKVTILNPYSSKDYETDKLHIVDIRAEDSRGRQFQLEIQRKNYTSLPERIVYSWCHLYQEQLEEGMNYDELQPVYSIWLLTESFGHKRLNAAQQAAKTATQTKSQPPPPLRHYALLDESGRAISDRCGGITICELHRFEFKDDIVSSEAQRWIRFFMEAHRLDSNNLPQWMRTKEMRQAQHTLRTFSANKQARYLYLSRLDAQREHLTILHEHDMMEQELQQAKSAQELAQAERDQAIERELRAQAERELAQAEREQAIERELRAQAEREQAQAEREQAQAEREQALAELAELKKRLKL from the coding sequence ATGATATACAACATCGACCCCAAAGTAGATTGCGTCTTTAAGGCGATATTAGGGCGGCGCAGCCGGCGTCATCTGCTGCTCCACTTTCTTAATGCCATGCTGGAGGATAAGCTGCGCTACCCGCTGGTTAAAGTGACTATCCTTAACCCCTACAGCAGTAAAGATTATGAGACTGACAAGCTCCATATTGTCGATATCAGAGCCGAAGATAGCCGTGGCCGCCAGTTTCAGTTAGAGATTCAGCGTAAAAATTACACCTCGCTGCCAGAGCGTATAGTCTATAGTTGGTGCCACCTCTATCAGGAGCAGCTAGAAGAGGGGATGAACTACGATGAACTACAACCCGTTTACTCCATCTGGCTGTTAACCGAGTCGTTTGGACATAAACGGCTCAATGCGGCCCAACAAGCCGCAAAGACAGCGACTCAAACTAAGAGCCAACCACCTCCACCACTACGACACTATGCTCTGCTTGATGAGTCGGGCAGAGCGATAAGTGACCGGTGTGGCGGTATCACGATCTGCGAACTGCACCGTTTTGAGTTTAAAGACGATATAGTATCCAGCGAAGCCCAGCGCTGGATCCGCTTTTTTATGGAAGCGCATCGGCTTGATAGCAATAATTTACCCCAATGGATGAGAACCAAAGAGATGAGACAGGCACAGCATACCCTCAGAACATTTTCGGCTAACAAACAGGCTCGTTATCTCTACCTCTCCCGACTTGATGCACAGCGGGAGCACTTAACCATTCTGCATGAGCACGATATGATGGAGCAGGAGCTACAACAAGCTAAAAGTGCGCAGGAGCTGGCTCAAGCCGAGCGGGATCAGGCAATAGAGCGCGAATTAAGGGCTCAAGCCGAGCGAGAGCTGGCTCAAGCCGAGCGGGAGCAGGCAATAGAGCGCGAATTAAGGGCTCAAGCCGAGCGAGAGCAGGCTCAAGCCGAGCGGGAGCAGGCTCAAGCCGAGCGGGAGCAGGCTTTAGCTGAGTTAGCGGAGTTAAAAAAGAGACTAAAGTTGTAA
- a CDS encoding DUF1566 domain-containing protein, whose amino-acid sequence MFPATVIIALLMLLPLSLQAVTCNNSALPPSTPDSQFTVHGDGTVTDTVTGLMWKQCVEGLSGGDCSTGSAQTFTWQGALQRPASLNVGGGFAGYTDWRLPNLNELLSLVETCRNSPAINNVVFPNTPSSYVWSASANANVSDFAWRVYFNNGNSNNNFRPYSYGVRLVRSGQ is encoded by the coding sequence ATGTTCCCTGCAACCGTAATCATAGCCCTGCTAATGCTACTGCCCCTCTCGCTACAGGCGGTGACCTGCAATAACTCAGCCCTCCCACCTTCGACCCCCGATAGCCAATTTACCGTTCATGGCGATGGTACCGTCACCGATACCGTCACCGGCTTGATGTGGAAGCAGTGTGTTGAGGGGCTCAGTGGCGGCGACTGCTCGACCGGCAGTGCGCAAACCTTCACTTGGCAAGGTGCGCTGCAACGCCCAGCGTCGCTCAATGTGGGGGGTGGCTTTGCCGGTTATACCGATTGGCGTCTGCCTAATCTAAACGAGTTGCTGTCATTGGTGGAAACTTGTCGCAACTCTCCGGCCATTAATAATGTGGTATTTCCTAATACGCCTAGCTCGTATGTCTGGTCGGCTTCGGCCAATGCCAACGTTAGTGACTTTGCCTGGCGTGTCTATTTCAACAATGGCAACTCCAACAACAACTTCCGTCCCTACTCTTACGGTGTGCGGCTGGTTCGTAGCGGACAGTGA
- a CDS encoding Rpn family recombination-promoting nuclease/putative transposase: MIYNIDPKVDCVFKAILGRRSRRHLLLHFLNAMLEDKLRYPLVKVTILNPYSSKDYETDKLHIVDIRAEDSRGRQFQLEIQRKNYTSLPERIVYSWCHLYQEQLEEGMNYDELQPVYSIWLLTESFGHKRLNAAQQAAKTATQTKSQPPPPLRHYALLDESGRAISDRCGGITICELHRFEFKDDIVSSEAQRWIRFFMEAHRLDSNNLPQWMRTKEMRQAQHTLRTFSANKQARYLYLSRLDAQREHLTILHEHDMMEQELQQAKSAQELAQAERDQAIERELRAQAERELAQAEREQAIERELRAQAEREQAIERELRAQAEREQAQAEREQAQAEREQALAELAELKKRLKL; this comes from the coding sequence ATGATATACAACATCGACCCCAAAGTAGATTGCGTCTTTAAGGCGATATTAGGGCGGCGCAGCCGGCGTCATCTGCTGCTCCACTTTCTTAATGCCATGCTGGAGGATAAGCTGCGCTACCCGCTGGTTAAAGTGACTATCCTTAACCCCTACAGCAGTAAAGATTATGAGACTGACAAGCTCCATATTGTCGATATCAGAGCCGAAGATAGCCGTGGCCGCCAGTTTCAGTTAGAGATTCAGCGTAAAAATTACACCTCGCTGCCAGAGCGTATAGTCTATAGTTGGTGCCACCTCTATCAGGAGCAGCTAGAAGAGGGGATGAACTACGATGAACTACAACCCGTTTACTCCATCTGGCTGTTAACCGAGTCGTTTGGACATAAACGGCTCAATGCGGCCCAACAAGCCGCAAAGACAGCGACTCAAACTAAGAGCCAACCACCTCCACCACTACGACACTATGCTCTGCTTGATGAGTCGGGCAGAGCGATAAGTGACCGGTGTGGCGGTATCACGATCTGCGAACTGCACCGTTTTGAGTTTAAAGACGATATAGTATCCAGCGAAGCCCAGCGCTGGATCCGCTTTTTTATGGAAGCGCATCGGCTTGATAGCAATAATTTACCCCAATGGATGAGAACCAAAGAGATGAGACAGGCACAGCATACCCTCAGAACATTTTCGGCTAACAAACAGGCTCGTTATCTCTACCTCTCCCGACTTGATGCACAGCGGGAGCACTTAACCATTCTGCATGAGCACGATATGATGGAGCAGGAGCTACAACAAGCTAAAAGTGCGCAGGAGCTGGCTCAAGCCGAGCGGGATCAGGCAATAGAGCGCGAATTAAGGGCTCAAGCCGAGCGAGAGCTGGCTCAAGCCGAGCGGGAGCAGGCAATAGAGCGCGAATTAAGGGCTCAAGCCGAGCGGGAGCAGGCAATAGAGCGCGAATTAAGGGCTCAAGCCGAGCGAGAGCAGGCTCAAGCCGAGCGAGAGCAGGCTCAAGCCGAGCGGGAGCAGGCTTTAGCTGAGTTAGCGGAGTTAAAAAAGAGACTAAAGTTGTAA
- a CDS encoding four helix bundle protein, giving the protein MPTIVTMPGLSISTMATPTTTTVPTLTVCGWFVADSDFDFFIFIFIMSHNLPIWRDTQRLLVRIEEVVRHFPRYHKYALGSDMRRQAMRLMQLLMRALQAQNSERIEQVKELQLAIGEMKVMIQTAKELQAFQHFAQFEELSLLAVTIGRQSGGWLNKLSSRAQPEQGGG; this is encoded by the coding sequence ATGCCAACTATAGTGACGATGCCTGGGTTGTCTATTTCTACTATGGCAACTCCTACAACGACAACCGTACCAACTCTTACGGTGTGCGGCTGGTTCGTAGCGGACAGTGATTTTGATTTTTTTATTTTTATTTTTATTATGAGTCATAACCTACCTATTTGGCGTGATACGCAACGGCTGTTAGTACGGATTGAGGAGGTGGTGCGCCACTTCCCCCGCTACCATAAATATGCCCTCGGCAGCGATATGCGCCGTCAAGCGATGCGACTAATGCAGTTGCTAATGCGAGCGCTACAAGCACAAAACTCGGAGCGAATTGAGCAGGTCAAAGAGCTACAGCTAGCGATAGGGGAGATGAAGGTAATGATTCAGACAGCCAAAGAGCTACAAGCGTTTCAACATTTTGCCCAATTTGAAGAGCTATCGCTATTGGCTGTCACAATAGGACGACAGAGCGGTGGTTGGTTAAACAAGCTCTCTAGCAGAGCACAGCCAGAACAGGGAGGGGGCTAA
- a CDS encoding RNA-directed DNA polymerase has translation MSGRLRPMPTIVTMPGMSISTMATPTTTTVPTLTVCGWFVAESDTRVAFDYSSLYHAWLACRRRKRRSPQAQRYEVYLLDNLATAVQALQRGTWRPSRSVVFVTTHPKAREIHAAPYADRVIHHWLVPRLERLYEPILIDDLYSNRRNKGSHTAVVRLQHFMRSVNNQAQPAAGGGYYLQLDIRNFFHSIDKVRLFQLLQHRLARSVKAKLLTVVEAERLRDLSHHILKPHVGREARWVGPPQARYQVPAHKRLESVAEGKGLPIGNLTSQFFANVYLNELDQFIKHQLKCRHYIRYVDDFILLHPDRGQLQQWQHAISDFLAKRLQLQLKASPPLRPIHNGADFLGYIVRPHYLLVRRRVIGHLRQKLYRWQQQNLLNSPQSGQRLRLSPPQRESLRALLASYLGHFRHASSHRLIASLFEQRYRWLSLLFYYREGRLTPLWQPQQVSSYRSQVRYFRRTYPYSELTIQRGSEFDHFQPLVTAPSLSRSPFTMVRHIHVIESGYLRGGLKRRQIHFIDTHLGVNLCSLQP, from the coding sequence ATGTCTGGTCGGCTTCGGCCAATGCCAACAATAGTGACAATGCCTGGAATGTCAATTTCAACAATGGCAACTCCAACAACAACAACCGTACCAACTCTTACGGTGTGCGGCTGGTTCGTAGCGGAGAGTGATACTCGGGTGGCGTTTGACTACAGCTCACTCTACCATGCGTGGTTAGCGTGTCGGCGCCGGAAACGGCGCTCACCCCAAGCACAGCGTTATGAGGTCTATCTGTTAGATAACCTCGCAACGGCAGTGCAAGCTCTGCAACGAGGCACTTGGAGACCTAGCCGCTCTGTCGTTTTTGTTACCACTCACCCCAAAGCAAGGGAGATTCACGCCGCCCCCTACGCCGACCGAGTGATACACCACTGGCTGGTTCCACGGCTAGAGCGGCTATATGAGCCGATATTGATTGACGACCTCTACTCCAATCGGCGCAACAAAGGGAGCCATACCGCCGTTGTCAGACTGCAACACTTCATGCGTAGCGTCAATAACCAAGCACAACCAGCAGCAGGCGGCGGCTACTACCTGCAGCTCGATATTCGCAACTTTTTTCATAGCATCGATAAAGTGAGACTATTCCAACTGTTGCAACACCGTCTTGCGCGGTCAGTGAAAGCCAAACTCTTAACCGTCGTAGAGGCAGAGCGTCTTCGCGACCTGTCGCACCACATCCTCAAACCCCATGTCGGCCGCGAAGCGCGTTGGGTCGGCCCCCCTCAGGCGCGTTACCAAGTGCCAGCGCATAAACGGCTAGAGTCTGTCGCCGAAGGTAAGGGCCTGCCGATTGGCAATCTCACTAGCCAGTTCTTTGCTAATGTCTATCTCAACGAGCTAGACCAATTTATCAAACATCAACTCAAATGCCGTCACTACATCAGATATGTCGATGACTTTATTCTGCTCCACCCTGACAGAGGGCAACTACAGCAGTGGCAACACGCCATCAGCGACTTTTTGGCTAAACGGCTGCAGTTACAACTAAAAGCGTCGCCACCGCTTCGGCCGATTCATAACGGTGCCGACTTTTTAGGCTATATCGTTCGCCCCCACTACCTACTCGTGCGGCGACGAGTTATTGGCCATTTACGACAAAAACTCTACCGCTGGCAGCAACAGAATCTACTAAACAGCCCCCAAAGCGGCCAACGACTACGACTCTCGCCCCCCCAGCGCGAATCGTTACGAGCGCTGCTAGCGAGCTACTTAGGCCACTTTCGCCACGCATCGAGCCACCGCTTAATCGCCTCCCTATTTGAACAGCGCTACCGCTGGCTCTCGCTGCTATTTTATTATCGGGAGGGACGCCTAACCCCCCTTTGGCAACCACAACAGGTGAGCAGCTATCGTAGCCAAGTGCGCTACTTCCGGCGCACCTACCCCTATAGCGAACTCACTATCCAACGAGGCAGCGAGTTTGACCACTTTCAGCCCCTAGTCACTGCCCCTAGTCTGTCGCGCTCACCCTTTACGATGGTGCGCCATATTCATGTCATTGAGTCAGGCTATCTTCGCGGCGGGCTAAAACGACGCCAAATCCACTTTATCGACACTCACCTAGGAGTAAATCTATGTTCCCTGCAACCGTAA
- a CDS encoding Rpn family recombination-promoting nuclease/putative transposase encodes MAVKAILGRRSRRHLLLHFLNAMLEDKLRYPLVKVTILNPYSSKDYETDKLHIVDIRAEDSRGRQFQLEIQRKNYTSLPERIVYSWCHLYQEQLEEGMNYDELQPVYSIWLLTESFGHKRLNAAQQAAKTATQTKSQPPPPLRHYALLDESGRAISDRCGGITICELHRFEFKDDIVSSEAQRWIRFFMEAHRLDSNNLPQWMRTKEMRQAQHTLRTFSANKQARYLYLSRLDAQREHLTILHEHDMMEQELQQAKSAQELAQAERDQAIERELRAQAERELAQAEREQAIERELRAQAEREQAIERELRAQAEREQAQAEREQALAELAELKKRLKL; translated from the coding sequence ATTGCTGTTAAGGCGATATTAGGGCGGCGCAGCCGGCGTCATCTGCTGCTCCACTTTCTTAATGCCATGCTGGAGGATAAGCTGCGCTACCCGCTGGTTAAAGTGACTATCCTTAACCCCTACAGCAGTAAAGATTATGAGACTGACAAGCTCCATATTGTCGATATCAGAGCCGAAGATAGCCGTGGCCGCCAGTTTCAGTTAGAGATTCAGCGTAAAAATTACACCTCGCTGCCAGAGCGTATAGTCTATAGTTGGTGCCACCTCTATCAGGAGCAGCTAGAAGAGGGGATGAACTACGATGAACTACAACCCGTTTACTCCATCTGGCTGTTAACCGAGTCGTTTGGACATAAACGGCTCAATGCGGCCCAACAAGCCGCAAAGACAGCGACTCAAACTAAGAGCCAACCACCTCCACCACTACGACACTATGCTCTGCTTGATGAGTCGGGCAGAGCGATAAGTGACCGGTGTGGCGGTATCACGATCTGCGAACTGCACCGTTTTGAGTTTAAAGACGATATAGTATCCAGCGAAGCCCAGCGCTGGATCCGCTTTTTTATGGAAGCGCATCGGCTTGATAGCAATAATTTACCCCAATGGATGAGAACCAAAGAGATGAGACAGGCACAGCATACCCTCAGAACATTTTCGGCTAACAAACAGGCTCGTTATCTCTACCTCTCCCGACTTGATGCACAGCGGGAGCACTTAACCATTCTGCATGAGCACGATATGATGGAGCAGGAGCTACAACAAGCTAAAAGTGCGCAGGAGCTGGCTCAAGCCGAGCGGGATCAGGCAATAGAGCGCGAATTAAGGGCTCAAGCCGAGCGAGAGCTGGCTCAAGCCGAGCGGGAGCAGGCAATAGAGCGCGAATTAAGGGCTCAAGCCGAGCGGGAGCAGGCAATAGAGCGCGAATTAAGGGCTCAAGCCGAGCGAGAGCAGGCTCAAGCCGAGCGGGAGCAGGCTTTAGCTGAGTTAGCGGAGTTAAAAAAGAGACTAAAGTTGTAA
- a CDS encoding Rpn family recombination-promoting nuclease/putative transposase — MIYNIDPKVDCVFKAILGRRSRRHLLLHFLNAMLEDKLRYPLVKVTILNPYSSKDYETDKLHIVDIRAEDSRGRQFQLEIQRKNYTSLPERIVYSWCHLYQEQLEEGMNYDELQPVYSIWLLTESFGHKRLNAAQQAAKTATQTKSQPPPPLRHYALLDESGRAISDRCGGITICELHRFEFKDDIVSSEAQRWIRFFMEAHRLDSNNLPQWMRTKEMRQAQHTLRTFSANKQARYLYLSRLDAQREHLTILHEHDMMEQELQQAKSAQELAQAERDQAIERELRAQAEREQAIERELRAQAEREQAQAEREQALAELAELKKRLKL, encoded by the coding sequence ATGATATACAACATCGACCCCAAAGTAGATTGCGTCTTTAAGGCGATATTAGGGCGGCGCAGCCGGCGTCATCTGCTGCTCCACTTTCTTAATGCCATGCTGGAGGATAAGCTGCGCTACCCGCTGGTTAAAGTGACTATCCTTAACCCCTACAGCAGTAAAGATTATGAGACTGACAAGCTCCATATTGTCGATATCAGAGCCGAAGATAGCCGTGGCCGCCAGTTTCAGTTAGAGATTCAGCGTAAAAATTACACCTCGCTGCCAGAGCGTATAGTCTATAGTTGGTGCCACCTCTATCAGGAGCAGCTAGAAGAGGGGATGAACTACGATGAACTACAACCCGTTTACTCCATCTGGCTGTTAACCGAGTCGTTTGGACATAAACGGCTCAATGCGGCCCAACAAGCCGCAAAGACAGCGACTCAAACTAAGAGCCAACCACCTCCACCACTACGACACTATGCTCTGCTTGATGAGTCGGGCAGAGCGATAAGTGACCGGTGTGGCGGTATCACGATCTGCGAACTGCACCGTTTTGAGTTTAAAGACGATATAGTATCCAGCGAAGCCCAGCGCTGGATCCGCTTTTTTATGGAAGCACATCGGCTTGATAGCAATAATTTACCCCAATGGATGAGAACCAAAGAGATGAGACAGGCACAGCATACCCTCAGAACATTTTCGGCTAACAAACAGGCTCGTTATCTCTACCTCTCCCGACTTGATGCACAGCGGGAGCACTTAACCATTCTGCATGAGCACGATATGATGGAGCAGGAACTACAACAAGCTAAAAGTGCGCAGGAGCTGGCTCAAGCCGAGCGGGATCAGGCAATAGAGCGCGAATTAAGGGCTCAAGCCGAGCGGGAGCAGGCAATAGAGCGCGAATTAAGGGCTCAAGCCGAGCGAGAGCAGGCTCAAGCCGAGCGGGAGCAGGCTTTAGCTGAGTTAGCGGAGTTAAAAAAGAGACTAAAGTTGTAA
- a CDS encoding Rpn family recombination-promoting nuclease/putative transposase, protein MIYNIDPKVDCVFKAILGRRSRRHLLLHFLNAMLEDKLRYPLVKVTILNPYSSKDYETDKLHIVDIRAEDSRGRQFQLEIQRKNYTSLPERIVYSWCHLYQEQLEEGMNYDELQPVYSIWLLTESFGHKRLNAAQQAAKTATQTKSQPPPPLRHYALLDESGRAISDRCGGITICELHRFEFKDDIVSSEAQRWIRFFMEAHRLDSNNLPQWMRTKEMRQAQHTLRTFSANKQARYLYLSRLDAQREHLTILHEHDMMEQELQQAKSAQELAQAERDQAIERELRAQAERELAQAEREQAIERELRAQAEREQAQAEREQALAELAELKKRLKL, encoded by the coding sequence ATGATATACAACATCGACCCCAAAGTAGATTGCGTCTTTAAGGCGATATTAGGGCGGCGCAGCCGGCGTCATCTGCTGCTCCACTTTCTTAATGCCATGCTGGAGGATAAGCTGCGCTACCCGCTGGTTAAAGTGACTATCCTTAACCCCTACAGCAGTAAAGATTATGAGACTGACAAGCTCCATATTGTCGATATCAGAGCCGAAGATAGCCGTGGCCGCCAGTTTCAGTTAGAGATTCAGCGTAAAAATTACACCTCGCTGCCAGAGCGTATAGTCTATAGTTGGTGCCACCTCTATCAGGAGCAGCTAGAAGAGGGGATGAACTACGATGAACTACAACCCGTTTACTCCATCTGGCTGTTAACCGAGTCGTTTGGACATAAACGGCTCAATGCGGCCCAACAAGCCGCAAAGACAGCGACTCAAACTAAGAGCCAACCACCTCCACCACTACGACACTATGCTCTGCTTGATGAGTCGGGCAGAGCGATAAGTGACCGGTGTGGCGGTATCACGATCTGCGAACTGCACCGTTTTGAGTTTAAAGACGATATAGTATCCAGCGAAGCCCAGCGCTGGATCCGCTTTTTTATGGAAGCGCATCGGCTTGATAGCAATAATTTACCCCAATGGATGAGAACCAAAGAGATGAGACAGGCACAGCATACCCTCAGAACATTTTCGGCTAACAAACAGGCTCGTTATCTCTACCTCTCCCGACTTGATGCACAGCGGGAGCACTTAACCATTCTGCATGAGCACGATATGATGGAGCAGGAGCTACAACAAGCTAAAAGTGCGCAGGAGCTGGCTCAAGCCGAGCGGGATCAGGCAATAGAGCGCGAATTAAGGGCTCAAGCCGAGCGAGAGCTGGCTCAAGCCGAGCGGGAGCAGGCAATAGAGCGCGAATTAAGGGCTCAAGCCGAGCGAGAGCAGGCTCAAGCCGAGCGGGAGCAGGCTTTAGCTGAGTTAGCGGAGTTAAAAAAGAGACTAAAGTTGTAA